Proteins encoded by one window of Enterococcus saccharolyticus subsp. saccharolyticus:
- the cbpA gene encoding cyclic di-AMP binding protein CbpA codes for MLLKTMVYKKQDLTTVNETNTLAEALEILEESGYRCVPILDKSCKIFRGNIYKMHIYRHKANGGDMTLPVTYLLKNATKFIHVTDSFFHVFFTIKELPYIAVLDYDNQFYGILTHSSLLNMLAQSWSIEDGSYVLTIASTGKQGDLAAISKIISKYSNIASCITLDVGKDEFIRRTLITLPSGTSLELRDKIIAQLENKQFKVVEIEDLNA; via the coding sequence ATGTTATTAAAAACAATGGTATATAAAAAGCAAGATTTAACAACAGTCAACGAAACAAATACACTTGCTGAAGCTCTAGAAATCTTAGAAGAATCTGGTTATCGCTGTGTACCAATTTTAGATAAGTCATGCAAAATTTTCCGTGGAAATATTTATAAAATGCATATTTATCGCCATAAAGCCAATGGTGGTGATATGACGCTCCCTGTGACATATCTGTTAAAAAATGCTACAAAATTCATTCATGTGACGGACTCATTCTTCCACGTATTCTTTACTATTAAAGAATTACCTTATATCGCCGTCTTAGATTACGACAATCAATTTTATGGAATTTTAACGCACAGTTCGTTATTAAATATGCTTGCACAATCGTGGAGTATTGAAGATGGTAGTTATGTTTTAACGATTGCTTCAACTGGGAAACAAGGAGACCTTGCCGCGATTTCTAAAATCATTTCCAAGTATAGCAACATCGCTAGTTGCATTACGTTAGACGTCGGCAAAGATGAATTTATTCGTCGTACATTAATCACATTACCTTCAGGAACAAGTCTTGAACTCCGTGATAAAATTATTGCGCAATTAGAAAACAAACAATTTAAAGTTGTTGAAATTGAAGATTTAAATGCTTAA